The DNA sequence TCCTGATCGGCCACCGGGATTCCGACGAACTTGACCTGGGTGATCATGACCTGTCCGGGTGAGAGATGGCGCCCAATCTGTTGCGCCGTCCCGGGGGTGTCCAGCATCTTTTTCATCACTATTCCAACGGATACTATAGTGACTCACGAGACGATCCGCCTCGACCGCTACATCGTGACCACCCTGTTGCGCGACCTGGTGGGGCATGACCGCCATCCCTCGGCGTATCTCGTCTACCTCCACCTCACCATTCGTGCGACCGGCGGCCGGCACGCAACGGTCACGGCGTCGTACGAGGATCTCGCGACGGCGACCGGCCTCTCCAAGAGCGGTGTGCAGCAGGCGGTGCGGACGCTCAAGCGCCGGCGGTTGATCCGCGTCGAACGCACGACGCCAACGTCGATTCCGGAGTACGAGGTATTGA is a window from the Gemmatimonadales bacterium genome containing:
- a CDS encoding helix-turn-helix domain-containing protein, whose amino-acid sequence is MTHETIRLDRYIVTTLLRDLVGHDRHPSAYLVYLHLTIRATGGRHATVTASYEDLATATGLSKSGVQQAVRTLKRRRLIRVERTTPTSIPEYEVLTPWRR